The region ACGTCTCGATCATCATCCCGGTCTTCAACAAGCTCGCCTTCACCCGCCAGTGTCTCGACCGGATCTGGCGGTACACCTCGGCCGCCCGGCCGTACGAGATCATCGTCGTCGACAACGGATCGACCGACGGGACCGCCGCCTACTTCGGCCAGCCCGCCGGCCTGGCGGGGCCCGTCCGCTATCAGCGAAATCCGACGAACCTCGGCTTCGCCAAGGCGAACAACATCGGGGCGCACCAGGCCACCGGAACCTATCT is a window of Candidatus Methylomirabilota bacterium DNA encoding:
- a CDS encoding glycosyltransferase family 2 protein, producing MSASGRGPIDVSIIIPVFNKLAFTRQCLDRIWRYTSAARPYEIIVVDNGSTDGTAAYFGQPAGLAGPVRYQRNPTNLGFAKANNIGAHQATGTYLLFLNNDTLPQPGWLEEMVKLAESDEAIGIVGIKQLFPYTNSIH